The proteins below are encoded in one region of Fibrella aestuarina BUZ 2:
- the porX gene encoding T9SS response regulator signal transducer PorX — protein MQNYTILWADDEIDLLKPHILFLKNKGYAVTPVNSGADALDQVEQAQFDLVLLDEMMPGMTGLETLAQIKQMRPNLPVVMITKSEEEHIMEEAIGSKIADYLIKPINPSQLLLSLKKNLDNKRLVTERTNIGYQQDFRNLAMQFNDRMDHAEWTDVYKKLIYWELELDSAQDNSMSEVLNMQKSEANANFCKFIMENYEDWLNDPKIDKPLMSNNLMRKKVFPLLSSSEAPLFFVLIDNLRYDQWKVIEPIIADFYTVQEESSYYSILPTTTSFARNSIFSGLMPSEMERQHPDIWVNDDNEEAGLNNHEDEFLKRQLDKARLNVKMSYNKILNINQGKSLVDNVNNLMQNQLNVVVYNFVDMLSHARTDMAMIKELAPDESGYRSLTRSWFLHSPLFDLLKKIADKGGRLVITTDHGMIRVQKPAKIVGYRETNTNLRYKQGKNLGFDDAHLFVARKPERFFLPKPNVSTAYVFTTEYYFFAYPNNYNYYVNYYRDTFQHGGVSLEEIIIPFAYLTPKR, from the coding sequence ATGCAGAACTACACGATTCTCTGGGCTGACGACGAAATTGATCTGTTAAAGCCCCATATACTTTTCCTGAAAAACAAAGGATACGCCGTTACGCCCGTCAACTCGGGGGCCGATGCGCTCGATCAAGTTGAGCAAGCCCAGTTTGACCTGGTGCTGCTCGACGAGATGATGCCCGGTATGACCGGCCTCGAAACGCTCGCGCAGATCAAGCAGATGCGGCCCAACCTGCCGGTGGTGATGATCACCAAAAGTGAAGAAGAGCACATCATGGAAGAGGCAATCGGGTCGAAAATTGCCGATTACCTCATCAAACCCATCAACCCCAGTCAGTTGCTGCTGTCGCTGAAGAAAAACCTCGACAACAAACGGCTGGTGACGGAGCGCACCAACATTGGCTATCAGCAGGATTTCCGGAACCTGGCCATGCAGTTCAATGACCGGATGGACCACGCGGAATGGACCGATGTGTATAAGAAGCTGATTTACTGGGAACTGGAACTCGACAGCGCGCAGGACAACAGCATGTCGGAGGTGTTGAACATGCAGAAAAGCGAGGCGAATGCTAACTTCTGCAAGTTCATCATGGAGAACTACGAAGACTGGCTCAACGACCCGAAAATCGACAAGCCGCTGATGTCGAACAACCTGATGCGGAAGAAGGTGTTCCCGCTGCTGTCGTCGTCGGAAGCGCCGCTGTTCTTCGTCCTGATCGATAACCTGCGCTACGATCAGTGGAAGGTAATCGAGCCGATCATCGCCGATTTCTACACGGTACAGGAGGAGTCGTCGTATTACTCGATCCTGCCCACGACCACAAGCTTTGCCCGGAACTCGATTTTCTCGGGACTGATGCCCAGCGAGATGGAGCGGCAGCACCCCGACATCTGGGTGAACGACGACAACGAAGAAGCGGGCCTCAACAACCACGAAGACGAATTCCTGAAGCGGCAACTCGACAAGGCACGGCTGAACGTGAAGATGTCGTACAACAAGATTCTGAACATCAACCAGGGGAAATCGCTGGTCGATAACGTCAATAACCTGATGCAGAATCAGTTGAACGTGGTCGTGTACAACTTCGTGGATATGCTGAGCCACGCCCGTACCGACATGGCCATGATCAAAGAGTTGGCTCCGGATGAGTCGGGCTACCGCAGCCTGACGCGCTCGTGGTTCCTGCACTCGCCCTTGTTTGACCTGCTGAAGAAAATCGCCGACAAAGGTGGTCGCCTGGTGATTACGACCGACCACGGCATGATTCGGGTGCAGAAACCAGCCAAGATTGTGGGGTACCGCGAAACCAACACCAACCTGCGTTACAAGCAAGGTAAAAACCTCGGTTTCGACGACGCTCACCTGTTTGTGGCCCGGAAGCCGGAACGGTTTTTCCTGCCCAAGCCCAACGTCTCGACGGCCTACGTGTTTACGACGGAATATTACTTCTTCGCGTATCCGAACAACTACAACTACTACGTCAACTACTACCGCGATACATTCCAGCACGGTGGTGTGTCACTTGAAGAGATCATCATTCCCTTCGCCTACCTGACACCAAAACGGTAG